A genomic stretch from Hoplias malabaricus isolate fHopMal1 chromosome 4, fHopMal1.hap1, whole genome shotgun sequence includes:
- the appl2 gene encoding DCC-interacting protein 13-beta isoform X1 has product MPAVHKLLLEEALQDSPQTRSLLSVFEEDAGTLTDYTNQLLQSMQRVFGAQNEMALATEQLSKQLLEYEKQNFALGRGDEEVISTLQHFARTIEELNALHADLATQIADRMVFPMVQFREKDLTEISTLKEIFGIATDEHEAAMVKYSRLPKKRENEKLKAEVVREVAFCRRKQHQASMQYYCALNALQYRKRVAMLEPMLGYTQAQISFFKKGMELVSKKMDSFLASVTSMTQSIQAQLDTEAESMRLTQRELLSVEDTVYMPDQDLEPVNRTLIQKAGYLNIRNKTGLVTTAWDRLYFFTQGGNLMCQPRGAVAGGMVLDLDNSSVMAVECEDRRYCFQITSPTGKRSMILQAESKREYEEWICTINNISRQIYLTDNPEAVAIRLNQTAIQAVTPITSFEKRAEGSPNPDRAKPGGVAPSSTKKTPAATEPEDLIAPGTPIQFDIVLPASEFLDQNRAGGRRTNPFGETEEESSSGADDSLLQQVFAVRFLGSMAVRSGYTQEVIYEAMRQVLAARAIHNIFKTTESHLMVSSNSLRLIDPQTQVTKISFQLKDVTQFAAHQENSRLMGFVVEGRDWSEGVEEGQPSFSTFVFESNTEGEKICYTINLGKEITEARKDPEALAQLMKSMPLTNDGKFLLLEKETGEAANGGGQEDLESEA; this is encoded by the exons ATGCCGGCCGTCCATAAGTTGCTGCTGGAGGAAGCGCTGCAGGACAGTCCGCAG ACTCGCTCACTGCTCAGTGTGTTTGAAGAGGATGCTGGCACTCTTACAGACTACACCAACCAACTTCTACAGTCTATGCAAAGAGTGTTCGGGGCGCAG AATGAGATGGCCCTGGCCACAGAACAACTCTCCAAACAGTTACTTGAGTATGAGAAACAG AACTTTGCTCTGGGGAGGGGAGATGAAGAGGTAATCAGCACACTTCAACACTTTGCCAGGACCATAGAAGAG CTCAATGCTCTGCATGCTGACTTGGCCACTCAGATTGCTGACAGGATGGTGTTTCCCATGGTGCAGTTCAGAGAGAAGGACCTGACTG AAATAAGCACACTGAAAGAGATCTTTGGAATTGCAACTGATG AACATGAAGCAGCCATGGTTAAATACAGTAGACTACCCAAGAAGAGGGAGAATGAAAAG CTAAAAGCAGAGGTGGTTCGGGAGGTGGCATTTTGCCGGAGGAAGCAGCACCAGGCCTCTATGCAGTATTACTGCGCTCTCAATGCATTACAGTACAGAAAGAGAGTAGCCATGCTGGAACCCATGCTGGGATACACACAGGCacag ATAAGCTTCTTTAAGAAAGGAATGGAACTGGTTTCCAAGAAAATGGACAGTTTCTTGGCTTCTGTGACTAGTATGACTCAAAG TATACAGGCTCAGTTAGAtacagaggcagagagcatgagATTGACTCAGAGAGAGCTGTTGTCAGTGGAGGACACGGTCTACATGCCTGACCAAGACCTTGAGCCGGTCAACCGCACGCTAATTCAGAAAGCAGGCTACCTCAACATTAGAAA TAAGACTGGGCTGGTGACAACAGCGTGGGACCGGCTTTATTTTTTCACGCAGGGAGGAAACCTGATGTGTCAGCCTCGTGGAGCTGTGGCTGGGGGCATGGTGCTGGACCTGGACAACAGCTCTGTCATGGCTGTGGAATGTGAAGACAGACGATACTGCTTTCAGATTACATCGCCCACTGGAAAACG GTCTATGATTCTTCAAGCAGAAAGCAAAAGGGAATATGAAGAG TGGATATGTACCATCAACAACATTTCCAGACAAATCTACCTGACGGACAATCCAGAG GCAGTGGCCATCAGGCTGAATCAGACGGCCATCCAGGCGGTCACTCCCATTACCAGCTTTGAAAAGAGAGCGGAGGGCTCCCCCAACCCTGACAG GGCTAAGCCAGGTGGAGTAGCCCCCAGCAGCACTAAGAAGACCCCTGCTGCCACTGAGCCTGAGGATCTGATTGCTCCTGGAACACCAATTCAGTTTGATATAGTGCTGCCTGCATCTGAGTTCCTGGACCAGAACAGAGCTGGAGGGAG ACGCACAAACCCTTTTGGTGAGACGGAAGAGGAGAGCTCTTCAGGTGCTGATG acTCCCTGCTTCAGCAGGTGTTTGCTGTGCGTTTTCTGGGCTCCATGGCTGTACGTTCAGGCTACACACAGGAAGTGATCTATGAAGCTATGAGGCAGGTGCTTGCAGCTCGAGCAATACACAACATCTTCAAAACCACAGAGTCTCACCTGATGGTCAGCAGCAACAGCCTCCG GTTGATTGATCCTCAGACACAGGTCACCAAAATAAGT TTCCAGCTGAAGGATGTTACTCAGTTTGCAGCTCATCAGGAGAACAGCAGGCTGATGGGCTTTGTGGTGGAAGGTAGAGACTGGAGCGAGGGAGTGGAGGAGGGACAGCCATCCTTTAGCACCTTTGTTTTTGAGAGCAACACTGAGGGGGAGAAG